The Thamnophis elegans isolate rThaEle1 chromosome Z, rThaEle1.pri, whole genome shotgun sequence genome contains a region encoding:
- the LOC116522546 gene encoding leukocyte-associated immunoglobulin-like receptor 2, with protein MRLIFNLFLGWWLTQHRWMAEGQRQLYPAPSISVNPSNVVAVGENIIISCKRDWNAKEKSTFYLRKDNNRFIAEADTEDNEVEFHISNVQESHQGRYECMYRIYQTWSSYSKPVYIFVRNTEMMNPTMKTIPGGSSGSDPEMMTPTMKTIPGGSSSSGIINTYIWVRLAVSLFLLVLSLLVTVWYKRRKNLGCRRTSG; from the exons ATGAGGCTCATTTTCAATCTGTTCTTGG gATGGTGGCTGACTCAGCATAGATGGATGGCTGAAG GGCAACGTCAACTTTATCCCGCACCTTCCATCTCGGTCAATCCCAGTAACGTGGTTGCTGTGGGAGAGAATATAATCATCAGTTGTAAGAGGGATTGGAACGCAAAAGAGAAATCCACTTTCTATCTAAGGAAAGATAATAATAGATTCATAGCTGAAGCTGATACCGAGGACAATGAGGTTGAATTTCATATTTCCAATGTCCAAGAATCACATCAGGGAAGATACGAATGTATGTATCGTATATATCAAACTTGGTCATCCTACAGCAAGCCAGTTTATATCTTTGTGCGAA ATACTGAGATGATGAATCCCACCATGAAGACGATACCCGGAGGGTCCAGTGGTTCAG ATCCAGAGATGATGACTCCCACCATGAAGACGATACCCGGAGGGTCCAGTAGTTCAG GTATTATTAACACATACATATGGGTACGTTTGGCTGTGAGTCTTTTCCTGCTTGTCTTGTCACTACTGGTCACGGTAtggtacaaaagaagaaaaa aCCTCGGATGCAGGAGAACATCTGGATGA